The following are encoded in a window of Arcobacter arenosus genomic DNA:
- a CDS encoding peptidyl-prolyl cis-trans isomerase — protein MKQYGILSTGKKVFFTLLLTSSVAFAGMVDAIALVVNDTPITLYDIEKRKVERNLSKEEAVSQLVDEALFQEIVEKNNITADIFDVNNYLEKIAASNGMDLYTFKSIIKQKYKNYEAYEEQTKQQIIREKLTQKLVRGNVKIATEEDLKIYYENNQNQFKAASNVKAIQYSSANKADLINATQNPMVNLPGVTRAPVDLDQTNLNPQLRYVINETNINQFTPIFTSNKQFVTLMIVQKENQQTIAFEDVKDRIFNIIMQDREQTFLKDYFEKLKLSADIKIVR, from the coding sequence ATGAAACAATATGGAATTCTGTCAACAGGTAAAAAAGTATTTTTTACTCTTCTTTTAACTTCAAGTGTTGCATTTGCAGGTATGGTTGATGCGATAGCTTTAGTTGTAAATGATACACCAATCACTCTTTATGATATTGAAAAAAGAAAAGTTGAAAGAAACCTTTCTAAAGAAGAAGCAGTTAGTCAATTAGTTGATGAGGCTTTATTTCAAGAAATAGTTGAAAAAAACAATATTACAGCTGATATTTTTGATGTAAATAATTATTTAGAAAAAATTGCAGCTTCAAATGGTATGGATTTATATACTTTCAAATCAATAATTAAACAAAAATATAAAAATTATGAAGCTTATGAAGAACAAACAAAACAGCAAATTATTAGAGAGAAACTAACTCAAAAGCTAGTTAGAGGAAATGTTAAAATTGCTACTGAAGAAGATTTAAAAATCTATTATGAAAATAATCAAAATCAATTTAAAGCAGCTTCAAATGTAAAAGCTATTCAGTATTCTTCAGCAAATAAAGCAGACTTAATTAATGCAACTCAAAATCCAATGGTAAATTTACCAGGCGTTACTAGAGCTCCAGTTGATTTAGACCAAACTAATTTAAATCCCCAATTAAGATATGTGATTAATGAAACAAACATAAATCAATTTACACCAATTTTTACATCAAATAAACAATTTGTTACATTAATGATTGTTCAAAAAGAGAATCAACAAACAATAGCTTTTGAAGATGTAAAAGATAGAATTTTTAACATAATTATGCAAGATAGAGAACAAACATTTTTAAAAGATTATTTTGAGAAACTAAAACTATCTGCAGATATAAAAATAGTAAGGTAG
- the gatB gene encoding Asp-tRNA(Asn)/Glu-tRNA(Gln) amidotransferase subunit GatB yields the protein MFEVIIGLEVHVQLNTKSKLFCSCATSFGEKPNTNVCPTCLGLPGALPVLNKEAVHKAIMLGTALKSQINQKSIFNRKNYFYPDLPNGYQISQFEVPVVGLGELVIDFEDGTSKTIGVTRAHLENDAGKNIHAGSVSHVDLNRAGTPLLEIVSEPDMRNAEEAILYLKKLHSIVRYLGISDANMQEGSFRCDVNVSIRPKGDDKLYTRCEIKNMNSFKFIEKAIKYEVNRHIEAWEDGIHDTEIVQETRLFDPDSGETRSMRGKEDAADYRYFPDPDLLPLIITDEMMEKYSQIPELPDEKKERFVKEFGLKEYDASVITASLEMAHYFDEMMKEGISGKNAATWLTVELPGRFKEGVSIENSPVEAKTLATLVKRIEDGTISGKAAKEVLDYLVENDVEVDAVIEKLGLKQVSDDGAILEIIDGILAANEDKVAEYKSGKEKLFGFFVGQTMKASKGSANPAKVNELLKQRLS from the coding sequence ATGTTTGAAGTTATTATTGGATTAGAAGTACACGTACAGTTAAATACAAAGTCAAAACTTTTTTGTTCATGTGCAACAAGTTTTGGGGAAAAGCCTAATACAAATGTTTGTCCAACATGTTTAGGTCTTCCAGGAGCTTTACCTGTATTAAATAAAGAAGCAGTGCATAAAGCAATTATGCTTGGAACTGCTCTTAAATCACAAATTAATCAAAAATCAATTTTTAATAGAAAAAACTACTTTTATCCAGACTTACCAAATGGATACCAAATTTCACAATTTGAAGTACCAGTTGTTGGTCTTGGTGAATTGGTTATTGACTTTGAAGATGGAACTTCTAAAACAATAGGTGTAACAAGAGCTCACTTAGAAAATGACGCAGGTAAAAATATCCATGCAGGAAGTGTTTCCCATGTAGACTTAAATAGAGCAGGAACTCCACTACTTGAAATCGTTTCTGAACCAGATATGAGAAATGCAGAAGAGGCAATTTTATATCTTAAAAAACTTCATTCAATTGTAAGATATTTAGGTATTAGTGATGCAAATATGCAAGAGGGTTCTTTTAGATGTGATGTTAACGTATCTATTAGACCTAAAGGTGATGACAAACTTTATACTAGATGCGAAATTAAAAATATGAACTCATTTAAGTTCATTGAAAAAGCTATTAAATACGAAGTAAATAGACATATTGAAGCATGGGAAGATGGGATTCATGATACAGAGATTGTTCAAGAAACAAGACTTTTTGACCCAGATTCAGGTGAAACTAGATCGATGAGAGGAAAAGAAGACGCCGCTGATTATAGATATTTCCCAGACCCAGATCTTTTACCATTAATCATAACTGATGAGATGATGGAAAAATATTCACAAATTCCTGAACTTCCAGATGAGAAAAAAGAGAGATTTGTAAAAGAGTTTGGACTTAAAGAGTATGATGCTTCTGTAATAACTGCTTCTTTAGAAATGGCTCATTATTTTGATGAGATGATGAAAGAGGGTATCTCAGGTAAAAATGCGGCTACATGGTTAACTGTTGAATTACCAGGAAGATTTAAAGAAGGTGTTTCTATTGAAAACTCTCCTGTTGAAGCAAAAACATTAGCAACACTTGTAAAAAGAATTGAAGATGGAACAATATCTGGAAAAGCAGCTAAAGAGGTTTTAGATTATTTAGTTGAAAATGATGTAGAAGTTGATGCAGTTATTGAAAAACTTGGACTTAAACAAGTATCTGATGATGGAGCTATTTTAGAGATTATTGATGGAATCTTAGCTGCAAATGAAGATAAAGTTGCTGAGTATAAGAGTGGGAAAGAAAAACTATTTGGATTTTTTGTTGGTCAAACAATGAAAGCTTCTAAAGGTAGTGCAAACCCAGCAAAAGTAAATGAATTATTAAAGCAAAGATTATCATAA
- a CDS encoding NAD(P)H-dependent glycerol-3-phosphate dehydrogenase — MTKNSIAVIGAGKWGQALHFALSQKQECLITSRTKKDIRNFVDLDTALNCEYLVIAIPAQQIKQWLRDNFVYKNQKILVASKGIEASSGQFLNEIYEEFVPSKNIGFISGPSFAAEVIKGLPAAIVINSKSKKLYNEFEPFFPNFLKVYYSKDVIGAEVSGAYKNVLAIASGICAGLNLGNNARASLISRGLVEMQRFGKHFGAKKSSFIGLSGAGDLFLTASSTLSRNYRVGLGLAQGKSIEEILEELGEVAEGVMTAEAINKLSQKHQIYTPIAKEVKLILDGKNPLDSLKDLLSSNQ; from the coding sequence ATGACAAAAAACTCAATTGCAGTAATAGGAGCAGGAAAGTGGGGACAAGCCCTACATTTCGCTCTTTCTCAAAAACAAGAATGTCTAATAACATCAAGAACAAAAAAAGATATTAGAAATTTTGTTGATTTAGATACTGCTTTAAATTGTGAATATTTAGTTATTGCAATTCCTGCGCAACAAATAAAACAATGGTTGAGAGATAATTTTGTATATAAAAATCAAAAAATACTTGTTGCTTCAAAAGGGATTGAAGCTTCAAGTGGACAATTTTTAAATGAGATTTATGAAGAGTTTGTCCCTTCAAAAAATATTGGCTTTATCTCTGGCCCTTCTTTTGCCGCAGAAGTTATAAAAGGGCTTCCTGCTGCTATTGTTATAAATTCAAAATCAAAAAAACTTTATAATGAGTTTGAACCATTTTTCCCGAACTTTTTGAAAGTATATTATTCAAAAGATGTAATTGGTGCAGAAGTTTCAGGCGCATACAAAAATGTTCTTGCTATTGCAAGTGGTATTTGTGCTGGATTAAATCTTGGAAATAATGCAAGGGCATCTTTAATCTCAAGAGGTTTAGTTGAAATGCAGAGATTTGGAAAACATTTTGGAGCTAAAAAGTCTAGTTTTATTGGACTTTCAGGAGCTGGAGATTTGTTTTTAACTGCAAGTAGTACACTAAGTAGAAATTACAGAGTTGGACTTGGACTTGCTCAGGGAAAATCAATCGAAGAGATTTTAGAAGAGTTAGGGGAAGTAGCTGAAGGTGTAATGACTGCTGAAGCTATAAATAAACTATCTCAAAAGCATCAAATATATACTCCTATAGCAAAAGAAGTAAAACTAATCTTAGATGGTAAAAATCCCTTAGATAGTTTGAAAGATTTACTTAGTTCTAATCAATGA
- a CDS encoding ABC transporter permease, giving the protein MQTISFFNLSLTFIPLIFVWYFYKKWTFNSNEILISTFRMVIQLIAIGYLLVFIFETKSIYVDLAIMVFMITISAWITLRVTSNKSLKHYGQIFSSVAISGFINLGIIVILVLELKPPFEARYVIPIAGMVFSNAMNALSLAIERFEKEIQRGEEFEKAREIAFKACMIPQINSLLAVGLVSLPGMMTGQILSGVDPLIAVRYQIMIMTMILSNAGISSVIYFSLKKPK; this is encoded by the coding sequence ATGCAAACAATATCATTTTTTAATTTATCTCTTACTTTTATTCCACTTATCTTTGTTTGGTATTTTTATAAAAAATGGACATTTAACAGTAATGAAATATTAATTTCAACCTTTAGAATGGTTATCCAACTTATTGCAATTGGTTACCTATTAGTTTTTATTTTTGAAACAAAAAGTATTTATGTTGATTTAGCAATTATGGTTTTTATGATTACTATTTCCGCATGGATTACATTAAGAGTTACTAGTAATAAATCTTTAAAACATTATGGTCAAATATTTTCTTCTGTAGCTATTTCTGGATTTATAAATCTTGGTATTATAGTGATACTTGTTTTGGAGTTAAAACCACCCTTTGAAGCAAGGTATGTAATTCCAATTGCGGGAATGGTATTCTCAAATGCAATGAATGCTTTATCCCTAGCTATTGAACGATTTGAAAAAGAGATTCAAAGGGGCGAAGAGTTTGAAAAAGCAAGGGAAATAGCTTTTAAAGCTTGTATGATACCTCAAATTAATTCTTTACTTGCCGTAGGTCTTGTTTCTTTACCTGGAATGATGACAGGGCAAATTTTATCTGGAGTTGACCCTTTAATTGCTGTAAGGTATCAAATTATGATTATGACAATGATTTTATCAAATGCTGGAATTAGTTCAGTAATCTATTTTTCCCTAAAAAAACCAAAATAA
- a CDS encoding winged helix-turn-helix transcriptional regulator, whose product MTKRIEVEENFEKCPVETALDVLAGKWKILILWYLRRDTLRFNELQKLLPRVTQKMLIQKLRELEEDGIVHREVYPVVPPKVEYSLTKYGKTLKPILKQMYLWGEIHKEKFPK is encoded by the coding sequence ATGACAAAAAGAATAGAAGTTGAAGAAAATTTTGAAAAATGTCCTGTTGAAACTGCCCTTGATGTTTTAGCAGGAAAATGGAAAATTTTAATTTTATGGTATTTAAGACGTGATACATTAAGGTTTAATGAACTTCAAAAACTATTACCTAGAGTTACTCAAAAAATGTTAATACAAAAACTAAGAGAGCTTGAAGAGGATGGGATTGTTCATAGAGAGGTTTATCCAGTAGTACCCCCAAAGGTTGAGTACTCTTTAACAAAATATGGTAAAACTTTAAAACCTATTTTAAAACAGATGTATTTATGGGGAGAGATTCACAAAGAAAAATTTCCAAAATAA
- a CDS encoding YhdH/YhfP family quinone oxidoreductase: protein MKAYVVEKLEDKKFQSGVKEIDKPQISKNEVLIKTTYSSLNFKDALSSIGNPGVTRVFPHVTGIDVAGTIVESNSNDFEVGEKVLVTGYDLGMNTDGGHSEFVKVPASWLVKIPEGISDKEIMTYGTAGLTAALSVNELLNNGITSGEVLVTGATGGVGSIAVSILSKLGFNVTAISGKEDKIPFLKELGAKEVILRADFDVENKRPMGSEKYDGVIDTVGGNILAEALKVVKYDGVATCCGLTSSHELPTNVFPFILRGIRLIGIDSVEAKLEKKIAAWEKIAGDFKIDSLDNLTNEISLDEVKAAYTALLAGKAVGRYLVKF from the coding sequence ATGAAAGCTTATGTTGTAGAAAAATTAGAAGATAAAAAATTCCAATCAGGTGTTAAAGAGATTGACAAACCACAAATTAGTAAAAATGAGGTTTTAATAAAAACAACTTATTCATCATTAAATTTCAAAGATGCATTAAGTTCTATTGGAAATCCAGGTGTTACAAGAGTATTTCCTCATGTTACAGGTATTGATGTTGCTGGTACAATCGTAGAATCAAACTCAAATGATTTTGAAGTTGGTGAAAAAGTTTTAGTAACGGGTTATGATTTAGGGATGAATACAGATGGTGGTCACTCTGAATTTGTAAAAGTTCCAGCATCATGGCTTGTAAAAATACCAGAGGGCATTTCAGATAAAGAGATTATGACATATGGAACAGCTGGACTAACAGCGGCACTTTCTGTAAATGAATTATTAAATAATGGTATAACATCAGGTGAAGTTCTAGTAACAGGGGCAACGGGTGGAGTTGGCTCAATTGCAGTATCTATTTTAAGTAAATTAGGATTTAATGTAACAGCTATTTCAGGTAAAGAGGACAAAATACCATTTTTAAAAGAGCTTGGAGCAAAAGAGGTTATATTAAGAGCAGATTTTGATGTCGAGAATAAAAGACCTATGGGAAGTGAAAAGTATGATGGAGTTATTGATACAGTAGGTGGGAATATTTTAGCTGAAGCACTAAAAGTTGTAAAATATGATGGGGTTGCTACTTGTTGTGGTTTAACATCATCCCATGAATTACCAACAAATGTTTTCCCTTTTATTTTAAGAGGAATAAGATTAATTGGTATTGATTCTGTTGAAGCAAAATTAGAGAAAAAAATAGCTGCGTGGGAAAAAATTGCAGGTGATTTTAAAATTGATAGTTTAGATAATTTAACAAATGAGATAAGTCTTGATGAAGTTAAAGCAGCTTATACAGCTTTATTAGCAGGAAAAGCTGTGGGAAGATATTTAGTTAAATTTTAA
- a CDS encoding YkgJ family cysteine cluster protein has protein sequence MKTFENTLDKTFHFSSCDICDAACCKGSNGTIYSQLLIEDFKEIFERFPIVFMIGDLNYLKPVVLLTNGCDKCRYLLNERCSIYEKRPSICKVYPLSPHLTNIPFIDLSCPAVGEKGEIIIDNGSIKKPFQHKVFKDYQNKYIDMHFHFEKFNKAENLKFLIEIRGNKFYKFKEDFEDEYLKLHLSSLKNLDKYFKI, from the coding sequence ATGAAAACTTTTGAAAACACTTTAGATAAAACATTCCATTTCTCTTCATGTGATATATGTGATGCTGCTTGTTGTAAAGGATCAAATGGAACCATTTATTCCCAACTTTTAATTGAAGATTTTAAAGAAATTTTTGAACGATTTCCAATTGTTTTTATGATAGGTGATTTAAACTACCTAAAACCTGTTGTACTTCTTACTAATGGTTGTGATAAATGTAGATACCTTTTAAATGAAAGATGTTCAATTTATGAAAAGAGACCTTCTATTTGTAAGGTTTACCCTTTAAGTCCACACTTAACAAATATTCCTTTTATAGACCTATCATGCCCTGCTGTAGGAGAAAAAGGTGAAATAATAATAGATAATGGTTCCATAAAAAAACCATTTCAACATAAAGTTTTTAAAGATTATCAAAACAAATATATTGATATGCATTTCCATTTTGAAAAATTCAATAAAGCGGAAAATTTGAAATTTTTAATAGAGATAAGAGGAAACAAATTTTATAAATTTAAAGAGGATTTTGAAGATGAATATTTAAAACTCCATCTCTCCTCTTTAAAAAATCTTGATAAATATTTTAAAATTTAA
- a CDS encoding winged helix-turn-helix transcriptional regulator: MEAKEYNCFFQLATDMIGGKWKGMVLWALKKDVKRNGELKKLIPNISQKMLTQQLRELEEVGIVERIVYPVIPPKVEYRLTLSGKKLIPILEQLHDWGKEFAKENSINIIKDANCVID, encoded by the coding sequence ATGGAAGCAAAAGAGTATAATTGTTTTTTTCAATTGGCAACGGATATGATTGGTGGGAAATGGAAAGGCATGGTTCTTTGGGCATTAAAAAAAGATGTTAAAAGAAATGGTGAGTTAAAAAAGCTTATACCAAATATTTCTCAAAAGATGTTAACTCAACAATTAAGAGAACTAGAAGAAGTAGGAATTGTTGAACGTATTGTTTATCCAGTAATTCCGCCAAAAGTGGAGTATAGATTAACTTTAAGTGGGAAAAAACTTATACCCATATTAGAGCAATTACATGATTGGGGAAAAGAGTTTGCAAAGGAAAATAGTATAAATATTATAAAAGATGCAAATTGTGTGATTGATTAA
- the trxA gene encoding thioredoxin — MAGYIELTADNFDSTVGTGVSLVDFWAPWCGPCRMIAPVIDELATEFDGKANICKVNTDEQQDLAVKYGVRSVPTILFMKDGEIVDQVIGAQSKQALADKINAQL, encoded by the coding sequence ATGGCAGGATATATTGAATTAACAGCTGATAACTTTGATTCAACTGTAGGAACAGGTGTTTCTTTAGTTGACTTTTGGGCTCCATGGTGTGGACCTTGTAGAATGATTGCTCCCGTAATTGATGAATTAGCAACTGAGTTTGATGGAAAAGCAAACATTTGTAAAGTAAACACAGACGAACAACAAGATTTAGCAGTAAAATATGGTGTTAGATCAGTTCCAACAATTTTATTTATGAAAGATGGAGAAATAGTTGACCAAGTTATTGGTGCTCAATCAAAACAAGCATTAGCGGATAAGATTAACGCTCAACTTTAA